In the Populus trichocarpa isolate Nisqually-1 chromosome 1, P.trichocarpa_v4.1, whole genome shotgun sequence genome, one interval contains:
- the LOC7478117 gene encoding probable polygalacturonase At1g80170 isoform X3, translated as MNNLRFGSCPKGTTTIRVLICACFVCVQGFDSLLQLPQSAPARIRPSSKRVLVVGDFGAKGDGLSNDTQAFKEAWEMACSFRGRTRIVIPAGYNFLVHPVDFGGPCKSKVTLDISGTIVAPEDPAAWKGLNHRKWLYFHGVKHLTVEGGGTVNGRGWLWWAQSCKINKTNAITFHKCKDLKVENLKVVCGQKMHVAFTNCLRVMTFNLIVTSPAVSPNTDGIHISASHGVKIKDSVVRTGDDCISIVSNSSRIKIRNIACGPGHGISIGSLGKSNSSSLVRDVMVDGAFLSNTDNGVRIKTWQGGGGNATNITFQNIFMENVSNPIIIDQYYCDAHVPCANQTSAVKVENISFRRIKGTSATEEAIKFACSDDLPCKGLYLEDVQLLSLTGGTTRSFCWQAYGSSRGLVHPSPCFSCSEGFIKEKVPSHLLQFF; from the exons ATGAACAACCTGAGGTTTGGTTCTTGTCCAAAAGGCACTACCACTATACGTGTGCTTATATGTGCATGTTTTGTATGTGTACAAGGATTTGACTCTCTCCTTCAGCTCCCGCAATCCGCGCCAGCAAGAATCCGACCCAGTTCCAAAAGGGTCCTTGTTGTCGGTGATTTTGGTGCAAAAGGAGATGGTCTTAGTAATGATACTCAG GCTTTCAAAGAAGCTTGGGAGATGGCTTGTTCTTTCCGGGGTCGAACAAGGATTGTAATTCCAGCTGGTTATAATTTTCTGGTCCATCCGGTTGATTTCGGAGGGCCTTGTAAATCAAAGGTCACTCTTGAT ATCTCTGGTACGATTGTTGCTCCTGAAGACCCTGCTGCTTGGAAAGGTTTAAATCATCGCAAGTGGCTCTACTTCCATGGGGTAAAGCACCTTACAGTAGAAGGGGGAGGAACTGTCAATGGTAGGGGATGGTTATGGTGGGCTCAGTCTTGCAAGATCAACAAAACCAAT GCCATTACTTTCCACAAGTGCAAGGATTTGAAAGTCGAGAATCTTAAGGTGGTCTGTGGTCAAAAGATGCACGTAGCATTCACTAATTGTCTCAGGGTTATGACTTTCAATCTTATAGTGACATCACCTGCTGTTAGCCCCAATACTGATGGAATCCACATCAGTGCATCCCATGGAGTAAAGATCAAGGATAGTGTTGTTAGAACAG GAGATGATTGCATCTCTATAGTCAGCAACTCTTCACGAATCAAAATCAGAAACATTGCCTGTGGGCCAGGCCATGGTATAAG CATTGGGAGCTTGGGGAAATCAAACTCATCATCATTGGTGCGGGATGTAATGGTTGATGGAGCTTTCCTTTCCAACACTGATAACGGGGTGCGGATAAAAACATGGCAG GGAGGTGGTGGTAATGCCACAAATATCACATTCCAGAACATATTCATGGAAAACGTATCAAATCCAATTATAATAGATCAGTATTATTGTGATGCACACGTGCCATGTGCAAATCAG ACTTCAGCTGTTAAAGTGGAGAATATATCCTTTAGGCGCATCAAAGGAACTTCAGCAACTGAGGAAGCTATAAAATTTGCTTGCAGCGACGACTTACCCTGTAAAGGACTATACTTGGAAGATGTCCAACTTCTGTCACTCACAGGGGGAACGACAAGGTCTTTTTGTTGGCAAGCTTATGGCTCAAGTCGGGGTCTAGTGCACCCTTCTCCTTGCTTCTCATGCAGCGAAGGCTTCATCAAGGAGAAAGTCCCATCCCACCTCCTtcagtttttttga
- the LOC7478117 gene encoding probable polygalacturonase At1g80170 isoform X4, translated as MNNLRFGSCPKGTTTIRVLICACFVCVQGFDSLLQLPQSAPARIRPSSKRVLVVGDFGAKGDGLSNDTQAFKEAWEMACSFRGRTRIVIPAGYNFLVHPVDFGGPCKSKVTLDISGTIVAPEDPAAWKGLNHRKWLYFHGVKHLTVEGGGTVNGRGWLWWAQSCKINKTNPCRNAPTAITFHKCKDLKVENLKVVCGQKMHVAFTNCLRVMTFNLIVTSPAVSPNTDGIHISASHGVKIKDSVVRTGDDCISIVSNSSRIKIRNIACGPGHGISIGSLGKSNSSSLVRDVMVDGAFLSNTDNGVRIKTWQTSAVKVENISFRRIKGTSATEEAIKFACSDDLPCKGLYLEDVQLLSLTGGTTRSFCWQAYGSSRGLVHPSPCFSCSEGFIKEKVPSHLLQFF; from the exons ATGAACAACCTGAGGTTTGGTTCTTGTCCAAAAGGCACTACCACTATACGTGTGCTTATATGTGCATGTTTTGTATGTGTACAAGGATTTGACTCTCTCCTTCAGCTCCCGCAATCCGCGCCAGCAAGAATCCGACCCAGTTCCAAAAGGGTCCTTGTTGTCGGTGATTTTGGTGCAAAAGGAGATGGTCTTAGTAATGATACTCAG GCTTTCAAAGAAGCTTGGGAGATGGCTTGTTCTTTCCGGGGTCGAACAAGGATTGTAATTCCAGCTGGTTATAATTTTCTGGTCCATCCGGTTGATTTCGGAGGGCCTTGTAAATCAAAGGTCACTCTTGAT ATCTCTGGTACGATTGTTGCTCCTGAAGACCCTGCTGCTTGGAAAGGTTTAAATCATCGCAAGTGGCTCTACTTCCATGGGGTAAAGCACCTTACAGTAGAAGGGGGAGGAACTGTCAATGGTAGGGGATGGTTATGGTGGGCTCAGTCTTGCAAGATCAACAAAACCAAT CCATGCCGAAATGCTCCAACG GCCATTACTTTCCACAAGTGCAAGGATTTGAAAGTCGAGAATCTTAAGGTGGTCTGTGGTCAAAAGATGCACGTAGCATTCACTAATTGTCTCAGGGTTATGACTTTCAATCTTATAGTGACATCACCTGCTGTTAGCCCCAATACTGATGGAATCCACATCAGTGCATCCCATGGAGTAAAGATCAAGGATAGTGTTGTTAGAACAG GAGATGATTGCATCTCTATAGTCAGCAACTCTTCACGAATCAAAATCAGAAACATTGCCTGTGGGCCAGGCCATGGTATAAG CATTGGGAGCTTGGGGAAATCAAACTCATCATCATTGGTGCGGGATGTAATGGTTGATGGAGCTTTCCTTTCCAACACTGATAACGGGGTGCGGATAAAAACATGGCAG ACTTCAGCTGTTAAAGTGGAGAATATATCCTTTAGGCGCATCAAAGGAACTTCAGCAACTGAGGAAGCTATAAAATTTGCTTGCAGCGACGACTTACCCTGTAAAGGACTATACTTGGAAGATGTCCAACTTCTGTCACTCACAGGGGGAACGACAAGGTCTTTTTGTTGGCAAGCTTATGGCTCAAGTCGGGGTCTAGTGCACCCTTCTCCTTGCTTCTCATGCAGCGAAGGCTTCATCAAGGAGAAAGTCCCATCCCACCTCCTtcagtttttttga
- the LOC7478117 gene encoding probable polygalacturonase At1g80170 isoform X5 produces MPMFSLTEHEQPEAFKEAWEMACSFRGRTRIVIPAGYNFLVHPVDFGGPCKSKVTLDISGTIVAPEDPAAWKGLNHRKWLYFHGVKHLTVEGGGTVNGRGWLWWAQSCKINKTNPCRNAPTAITFHKCKDLKVENLKVVCGQKMHVAFTNCLRVMTFNLIVTSPAVSPNTDGIHISASHGVKIKDSVVRTGDDCISIVSNSSRIKIRNIACGPGHGISIGSLGKSNSSSLVRDVMVDGAFLSNTDNGVRIKTWQGGGGNATNITFQNIFMENVSNPIIIDQYYCDAHVPCANQTSAVKVENISFRRIKGTSATEEAIKFACSDDLPCKGLYLEDVQLLSLTGGTTRSFCWQAYGSSRGLVHPSPCFSCSEGFIKEKVPSHLLQFF; encoded by the exons ATGCCCATGTTCTCTCTGACAGAACATGAACAACCTGAG GCTTTCAAAGAAGCTTGGGAGATGGCTTGTTCTTTCCGGGGTCGAACAAGGATTGTAATTCCAGCTGGTTATAATTTTCTGGTCCATCCGGTTGATTTCGGAGGGCCTTGTAAATCAAAGGTCACTCTTGAT ATCTCTGGTACGATTGTTGCTCCTGAAGACCCTGCTGCTTGGAAAGGTTTAAATCATCGCAAGTGGCTCTACTTCCATGGGGTAAAGCACCTTACAGTAGAAGGGGGAGGAACTGTCAATGGTAGGGGATGGTTATGGTGGGCTCAGTCTTGCAAGATCAACAAAACCAAT CCATGCCGAAATGCTCCAACG GCCATTACTTTCCACAAGTGCAAGGATTTGAAAGTCGAGAATCTTAAGGTGGTCTGTGGTCAAAAGATGCACGTAGCATTCACTAATTGTCTCAGGGTTATGACTTTCAATCTTATAGTGACATCACCTGCTGTTAGCCCCAATACTGATGGAATCCACATCAGTGCATCCCATGGAGTAAAGATCAAGGATAGTGTTGTTAGAACAG GAGATGATTGCATCTCTATAGTCAGCAACTCTTCACGAATCAAAATCAGAAACATTGCCTGTGGGCCAGGCCATGGTATAAG CATTGGGAGCTTGGGGAAATCAAACTCATCATCATTGGTGCGGGATGTAATGGTTGATGGAGCTTTCCTTTCCAACACTGATAACGGGGTGCGGATAAAAACATGGCAG GGAGGTGGTGGTAATGCCACAAATATCACATTCCAGAACATATTCATGGAAAACGTATCAAATCCAATTATAATAGATCAGTATTATTGTGATGCACACGTGCCATGTGCAAATCAG ACTTCAGCTGTTAAAGTGGAGAATATATCCTTTAGGCGCATCAAAGGAACTTCAGCAACTGAGGAAGCTATAAAATTTGCTTGCAGCGACGACTTACCCTGTAAAGGACTATACTTGGAAGATGTCCAACTTCTGTCACTCACAGGGGGAACGACAAGGTCTTTTTGTTGGCAAGCTTATGGCTCAAGTCGGGGTCTAGTGCACCCTTCTCCTTGCTTCTCATGCAGCGAAGGCTTCATCAAGGAGAAAGTCCCATCCCACCTCCTtcagtttttttga
- the LOC7478117 gene encoding probable polygalacturonase At1g80170 isoform X2 produces the protein MNNLRFGSCPKGTTTIRVLICACFVCVQGFDSLLQLPQSAPARIRPSSKRVLVVGDFGAKGDGLSNDTQAFKEAWEMACSFRGRTRIVIPAGYNFLVHPVDFGGPCKSKVTLDISGTIVAPEDPAAWKGLNHRKWLYFHGVKHLTVEGGGTVNGRGWLWWAQSCKINKTNPCRNAPTAITFHKCKDLKVENLKVVCGQKMHVAFTNCLRVMTFNLIVTSPAVSPNTDGIHISASHGVKIKDSVVRTDDCISIVSNSSRIKIRNIACGPGHGISIGSLGKSNSSSLVRDVMVDGAFLSNTDNGVRIKTWQGGGGNATNITFQNIFMENVSNPIIIDQYYCDAHVPCANQTSAVKVENISFRRIKGTSATEEAIKFACSDDLPCKGLYLEDVQLLSLTGGTTRSFCWQAYGSSRGLVHPSPCFSCSEGFIKEKVPSHLLQFF, from the exons ATGAACAACCTGAGGTTTGGTTCTTGTCCAAAAGGCACTACCACTATACGTGTGCTTATATGTGCATGTTTTGTATGTGTACAAGGATTTGACTCTCTCCTTCAGCTCCCGCAATCCGCGCCAGCAAGAATCCGACCCAGTTCCAAAAGGGTCCTTGTTGTCGGTGATTTTGGTGCAAAAGGAGATGGTCTTAGTAATGATACTCAG GCTTTCAAAGAAGCTTGGGAGATGGCTTGTTCTTTCCGGGGTCGAACAAGGATTGTAATTCCAGCTGGTTATAATTTTCTGGTCCATCCGGTTGATTTCGGAGGGCCTTGTAAATCAAAGGTCACTCTTGAT ATCTCTGGTACGATTGTTGCTCCTGAAGACCCTGCTGCTTGGAAAGGTTTAAATCATCGCAAGTGGCTCTACTTCCATGGGGTAAAGCACCTTACAGTAGAAGGGGGAGGAACTGTCAATGGTAGGGGATGGTTATGGTGGGCTCAGTCTTGCAAGATCAACAAAACCAAT CCATGCCGAAATGCTCCAACG GCCATTACTTTCCACAAGTGCAAGGATTTGAAAGTCGAGAATCTTAAGGTGGTCTGTGGTCAAAAGATGCACGTAGCATTCACTAATTGTCTCAGGGTTATGACTTTCAATCTTATAGTGACATCACCTGCTGTTAGCCCCAATACTGATGGAATCCACATCAGTGCATCCCATGGAGTAAAGATCAAGGATAGTGTTGTTAGAACAG ATGATTGCATCTCTATAGTCAGCAACTCTTCACGAATCAAAATCAGAAACATTGCCTGTGGGCCAGGCCATGGTATAAG CATTGGGAGCTTGGGGAAATCAAACTCATCATCATTGGTGCGGGATGTAATGGTTGATGGAGCTTTCCTTTCCAACACTGATAACGGGGTGCGGATAAAAACATGGCAG GGAGGTGGTGGTAATGCCACAAATATCACATTCCAGAACATATTCATGGAAAACGTATCAAATCCAATTATAATAGATCAGTATTATTGTGATGCACACGTGCCATGTGCAAATCAG ACTTCAGCTGTTAAAGTGGAGAATATATCCTTTAGGCGCATCAAAGGAACTTCAGCAACTGAGGAAGCTATAAAATTTGCTTGCAGCGACGACTTACCCTGTAAAGGACTATACTTGGAAGATGTCCAACTTCTGTCACTCACAGGGGGAACGACAAGGTCTTTTTGTTGGCAAGCTTATGGCTCAAGTCGGGGTCTAGTGCACCCTTCTCCTTGCTTCTCATGCAGCGAAGGCTTCATCAAGGAGAAAGTCCCATCCCACCTCCTtcagtttttttga
- the LOC7478117 gene encoding probable polygalacturonase At1g80170 isoform X1 — MNNLRFGSCPKGTTTIRVLICACFVCVQGFDSLLQLPQSAPARIRPSSKRVLVVGDFGAKGDGLSNDTQAFKEAWEMACSFRGRTRIVIPAGYNFLVHPVDFGGPCKSKVTLDISGTIVAPEDPAAWKGLNHRKWLYFHGVKHLTVEGGGTVNGRGWLWWAQSCKINKTNPCRNAPTAITFHKCKDLKVENLKVVCGQKMHVAFTNCLRVMTFNLIVTSPAVSPNTDGIHISASHGVKIKDSVVRTGDDCISIVSNSSRIKIRNIACGPGHGISIGSLGKSNSSSLVRDVMVDGAFLSNTDNGVRIKTWQGGGGNATNITFQNIFMENVSNPIIIDQYYCDAHVPCANQTSAVKVENISFRRIKGTSATEEAIKFACSDDLPCKGLYLEDVQLLSLTGGTTRSFCWQAYGSSRGLVHPSPCFSCSEGFIKEKVPSHLLQFF, encoded by the exons ATGAACAACCTGAGGTTTGGTTCTTGTCCAAAAGGCACTACCACTATACGTGTGCTTATATGTGCATGTTTTGTATGTGTACAAGGATTTGACTCTCTCCTTCAGCTCCCGCAATCCGCGCCAGCAAGAATCCGACCCAGTTCCAAAAGGGTCCTTGTTGTCGGTGATTTTGGTGCAAAAGGAGATGGTCTTAGTAATGATACTCAG GCTTTCAAAGAAGCTTGGGAGATGGCTTGTTCTTTCCGGGGTCGAACAAGGATTGTAATTCCAGCTGGTTATAATTTTCTGGTCCATCCGGTTGATTTCGGAGGGCCTTGTAAATCAAAGGTCACTCTTGAT ATCTCTGGTACGATTGTTGCTCCTGAAGACCCTGCTGCTTGGAAAGGTTTAAATCATCGCAAGTGGCTCTACTTCCATGGGGTAAAGCACCTTACAGTAGAAGGGGGAGGAACTGTCAATGGTAGGGGATGGTTATGGTGGGCTCAGTCTTGCAAGATCAACAAAACCAAT CCATGCCGAAATGCTCCAACG GCCATTACTTTCCACAAGTGCAAGGATTTGAAAGTCGAGAATCTTAAGGTGGTCTGTGGTCAAAAGATGCACGTAGCATTCACTAATTGTCTCAGGGTTATGACTTTCAATCTTATAGTGACATCACCTGCTGTTAGCCCCAATACTGATGGAATCCACATCAGTGCATCCCATGGAGTAAAGATCAAGGATAGTGTTGTTAGAACAG GAGATGATTGCATCTCTATAGTCAGCAACTCTTCACGAATCAAAATCAGAAACATTGCCTGTGGGCCAGGCCATGGTATAAG CATTGGGAGCTTGGGGAAATCAAACTCATCATCATTGGTGCGGGATGTAATGGTTGATGGAGCTTTCCTTTCCAACACTGATAACGGGGTGCGGATAAAAACATGGCAG GGAGGTGGTGGTAATGCCACAAATATCACATTCCAGAACATATTCATGGAAAACGTATCAAATCCAATTATAATAGATCAGTATTATTGTGATGCACACGTGCCATGTGCAAATCAG ACTTCAGCTGTTAAAGTGGAGAATATATCCTTTAGGCGCATCAAAGGAACTTCAGCAACTGAGGAAGCTATAAAATTTGCTTGCAGCGACGACTTACCCTGTAAAGGACTATACTTGGAAGATGTCCAACTTCTGTCACTCACAGGGGGAACGACAAGGTCTTTTTGTTGGCAAGCTTATGGCTCAAGTCGGGGTCTAGTGCACCCTTCTCCTTGCTTCTCATGCAGCGAAGGCTTCATCAAGGAGAAAGTCCCATCCCACCTCCTtcagtttttttga
- the LOC7490957 gene encoding uncharacterized protein At1g15400 — translation MAGLQRSDVSFRRQGSSGLIWDDRYISGELNQVNQKQEHEEQPKRDQRTEIKLENDARPSSRSATTPNITIERSRSNGGQRGYRTGRVSPAIEPPSPKVFTCGFCGAFGKPGKNHRKKAVIGRSR, via the coding sequence ATGGCTGGTTTGCAAAGATCTGATGTGTCTTTCAGGAGGCAAGGTTCCTCTGGGCTTATCTGGGATGATAGGTATATCTCCGGAGAGCTAAACCAAGTCaaccaaaaacaagaacatgaagaacagcCAAAGCGTGATCAAAGGACAGAAATCAAGCTAGAAAATGATGCCAGGCCATCTTCAAGATCAGCAACGACGCCCAACATCACCATTGAGAGAAgtcgatccaacggtggacaaCGTGGCTACCGCACCGGCAGGGTGTCTCCGGCAATAGAGCCTCCCTCTCCAAAGGTATTTACATGTGGGTTTTGTGGTGCTTTCGGGAAACCAGGGAAGAATCATCGGAAAAAAGCCGTTATCGGTAGATCTCGATAG
- the LOC7490958 gene encoding uncharacterized protein LOC7490958, whose protein sequence is MEALQVISSATQIISSMVGAVSALDQASRNLDEAPKRIRSLEEFVYDLENLTRGIRQKHVYKLHNPQLDHQIQSLNALIERLRPNITKARRIVSRSRIKNLAKVVWSSMAGDPLSKLINTIRDDLNWWLESQRLTQHVQKVIESTAQDVPVRLKIKIEQGWPLSSKCHFVRNLLEQEDSHRVILIVGLSGIGKSCLARQVASNPPTKFVGGAVELGFGQWCSRNACNGNKDEYQRRLARKISNFLVQIGFWKKIKDENSGDLEYVCCILQEALYGKSIVILLDDVWEQDIVERFAKLYDNDCKYLVTTRNEAVCEITEAEKVELSKDDTREISKAILQYHSLLGMEELPGIAETLLERCGHHPLTVAVMGKALRKEVRAEKWEKAITNLSTFATCAPGPVSYVNEKEAESTLTIFGSFEFSLEAMPRDSKRLFIALASLSWAEPVPEACLEAVWSVIGDESLFPLIVCKLVEGSLLIKTDMDPLYLVHDMVSLYLASKADDSTEILLNEYSPDETAFICPWLLIFGKENVKKIAEERMEFLFNVLEGKQVVTTLEALIHALMASKSMSELEVSREKFSRILGPRIADLISTDSLSLIAVTTEAITNIFSKSDYCNYFPSLETTGAINRLATTLEYCEENPITQIHILIVLAKLAEFGSPGTVDKVLDSIPFNQLADLLSSSAEKWHESMFTVLNSLTKAGKSNAVERMFASGIEKKLIKLLENGSEVLQHHAIVTLKGFYEVARTPENVSLQPSNLNLLPWQVRHRLETFVLSDRTVPHSPKPLSFEDLVYKVLDGNKRQVLQAMQDLIPIIEKSADSRVREMILHSPLVNRLSELLQSRHSEHNSIRSESAFLLMKLAFSGGEPCIKKFLDHDIVPELVKMMQCNVVELQDSAYTALHQMLFSNGGILVLNNIFETGFVDRMVQSVDSKSIKTQEVNVHCILDLVELGNKSCLEQMLSLQVVEKLVKLEKNTGGSGETIVGFLKGMDKCKHLSMMERRVIKQQVVRKIRACLKGHKFETQILASVDACVSEGSKGSSSRYRK, encoded by the exons ATGGAAGCTTTGCAAGTTATTTCTTCTGCAACACAAATAATCTCAAGTATGGTAGGGGCTGTCAGTGCATTAGATCAGGCTTCTAGGAATCTTGACGAAGCTCCAAAGAGAATCCGAAGCCTAGAGGAATTTGTCTATGATCTCGAGAATTTGACACGCGGAATCAGGCAAAAACATGTCTACAAGCTTCATAACCCCCAGTTAGATCACCAAATCCAAAGCTTGAATGCCCTGATAGAACGGCTGCGTCCAAACATTACGAAGGCAAGAAGGATTGTGTCAAGAAGTAGGATCAAGAATTTGGCCAAGGTCGTGTGGAGTTCTATGGCTGGAGATCCTCTCAGCAAACTGATAAATACCATTAGGGATGACTTGAATTGGTGGCTTGAATCTCAAAGGTTAACCCAACATGTTCAGAAGGTGATAGAATCAACAGCACAAGATGTCCCAGTTCGATTGAAAATAAAGATCGAACAAGGATGGCCACTTTCTAGTAAATGCCACTTTGTGAGAAACTTATTGGAACAAGAGGATTCTCATCGGGTTATTCTAATTGTTGGGTTATCTGGTATTGGAAAGTCATGTTTGGCTCGACAAGTTGCTTCGAACCCTCCTACAAAGTTTGTGGGTGGAGCAGTTGAACTTGGATTTGGCCAATGGTGTAGTAGAAATGCTTGCAATGGAAATAAGGATGAGTACCAGAGACGGCTTGCAAGAAAAATTTCTAACTTTCTGGTACAAATTGGATTCTGGAAGAagattaaagatgaaaatagTGGAGATCTTGAATATGTTTGTTGTATTCTCCAAGAAGCGTTGTATGGAAAGAGCATTGTCATACTTCTTGATGATGTGTGGGAGCAGGATATAGTTGAGCGGTTTGCAAAGCTATATGATAACGATTGCAAGTATTTAGTGACAACAAGAAATGAAGCAGTCTGTGAAATAACAGAAGCCGAGAAAGTTGAGTTGAGCAAAGATGACACAAGGGAGATAAGCAAGGCAATTCTTCAATACCATAGTCTTCTTGGCATGGAAGAACTACCG GGCATAGCAGAGACCTTGCTTGAACGTTGTGGCCACCACCCTCTGACAGTTGCTGTTATGGGTAAAGCCCTTAGGAAAGAAGTAAGAGCTGAGAAGTGGGAAAAGGCGATCACAAACTTATCGACATTTGCCACATGTGCACCTGGCCCTGTCTCATATGTAAATGAAAAGGAAGCTGAGAGCACTTTAACTATTTTTGGGTCATTTGAGTTCAGTCTAGAAGCCATGCCTAGAGATTCTAAAAGGCTCTTCATAGCTCTAGCTTCGCTTTCATGGGCAGAACCCGTACCAGAAGCTTGTCTGGAGGCTGTTTGGTCAGTCATTGGGGACGAGAGCTTGTTCCCTCTCATTGTCTGCAAGCTTGTTGAAGGCTCCTTACTGATTAAAACTGATATGGATCCCTTGTACCTAGTTCACGACATGGTTTCTTTGTATCTTGCTAGCAAGGCAGATGACTCTACTGAGATACTACTAAATGAATATTCACCCGATGAAACTGCTTTTATTTGTCCTTGGCTGCttatttttggaaaagaaaatgtcaaaaaGATTGCTGAAGAAAGGATGGAGTTTTTGTTTAATGTCTTGGAAGGAAAGCAGGTGGTCACCACCTTAGAAGCACTCATCCACGCTCTTATGGCTAGCAAATCCATGTCTGAGCTTGAAGTTAGCAGGGAAAAATTTAGTAGAATACTAGGCCCTAGGATTGCAGACTTGATCTCCACTGATTCTTTGAGTCTGATTGCAGTGACTACAGAAGCCATCACAAATATATTCAGCAAGAGTGATTATTGCAATTATTTTCCTTCCCTTGAGACTACTGGTGCAATCAATAGGTTGGCAACAACGCTAGAGTATTGTGAGGAGAACCCCATAACTCAAATCCACATTTTAATCGTCCTTGCAAAGCTTGCAGAATTTGGAAGCCCTGGGACAGTTGACAAGGTGCTCGATAGCATTCCCTTTAACCAGCTAGCTGATTTGCTCTCCTCCAGTGCTGAGAAATGGCATGAGAGCATGTTTACAGTATTGAACTCTTTGACCAAAGCTGGAAAGTCGAATGCTGTTGAGAGAATGTTTGCTTCTGGGAtcgaaaaaaaacttattaaattgCTTGAGAATGGATCTGAAGTACTACAGCACCATGCCATTGTCACACTGAAGGGATTTTATGAGGTGGCTCGCACTCCTGAAAATGTTTCTCTTCAGCCATCTAATCTAAACCTTCTGCCATGGCAAGTTAGGCATCGTCTGGAAACTTTTGTTCTGTCAGATCGAACAGTTCCCCATTCGCCAAAGCCACTATCTTTTGAAGATCTCGTTTATAAGGTGTTAGATGGAAATAAAAGGCAGGTATTGCAGGCAATGCAAGATCTCATACCGATTATTGAGAAGTCAGCAGATTCTAGAGTCAGAGAAATGATTTTACATAGTCCCCTTGTCAACAGGCTATCAGAACTTCTGCAAAGTAGGCACTCAGAACATAACTCAATTAGATCTGAATCTGCCTTCTTACTGATGAAGCTAGCTTTCTCTGGTGGAGAACCATGCATTAAGAAATTTCTAGACCATGATATTGTCCCCGAGCTAGTTAAGATGATGCAATGCAATGTTGTGGAGTTGCAGGATTCAGCCTATACAGCATTGCACCAGATGCTTTTTAGCAATGGTGGGATCCTTGTGTTGAATAATATCTTTGAAACAGGTTTCGTAGATAGGATGGTTCAATCAGTAGACAGCAAATCAATAAAGACACAAGAAGTGAATGTTCATTGCATTTTGGATCTTGTTGAGCTAGGAAATAAATCCTGCTTAGAGCAAATGTTGTCGTTGCAGGTGGTGGAGAAGCTtgtaaaattggaaaaaaacacCGGGGGATCTGGTGAAACAATAGTTGGATTCCTCAAGGGCATGGACAAATGTAAGCATCTGTCAATGATGGAGCGTAGGGTGATAAAGCAACAAGTGGTTAGGAAGATAAGGGCCTGCTTGAAAGGGCATAAATTTGAGACTCAAATATTAGCATCGGTAGATGCTTGTGTGTCTGAGGGTTCAAAAGGTTCCAGTAGTAGATACAGAAAATAA